A single window of Anomaloglossus baeobatrachus isolate aAnoBae1 chromosome 5, aAnoBae1.hap1, whole genome shotgun sequence DNA harbors:
- the SMNDC1 gene encoding survival of motor neuron-related-splicing factor 30 — MAEELAKQLAGYKAQLQQVETALTDNEENEDLQKLRKDLQEVIELTKDLLSSQPSEAPDSSDELTSASGSFTWKVGERCMSVWTEDGQWYEAEIEEIDEENGTAAITFLGYGNAEVTSLLNLKPLEEGRKAKEDSGSLPMSKKEMIAQQREYKKKKALKKAQRIKELEQEREDQKVKWQQFNNKAYSKNKKGQVKRSIFASPESVTGKVGVGTCGIADKPMTQYQDTSKYNVRHLMPQ; from the exons ATGGCGGAAGAACTCGCAAAGCAGCTTGCAGGCTATAAAGCCCAATTGCAGCAGGTGGAGACGGCGCTAACTGACAATGAAGAAAATGAAGATTTACAGAAGCTGAGGAAGGATTTACAG gAAGTCATCGAGTTGACCAAAGATCTCCTGTCATCCCAACCCTCAGAAGCCCCCGACAGCTCCGACGAGCTCACGTCAGCCAGCGGCAGCTTCACCTGGAAGGTGGGGGAGAGATGTATGTCCGTGTGGACCGAAGACGGACA GTGGTACGAGGCCGAGATCGAGGAGATAGACGAAGAGAACGGGACGGCAGCCATTACCTTCCTCGGTTACGGAAACGCAGAAGTGACTTCTCTGCTGAACCTGAAACCACTGGAGGAAGGCAGGAAAGCGAAGGAAGACAGCGGCAGCCTACCGATGTCCAA AAAAGAAATGATCGCGCAGCAGAGAGAATATAAGAAGAAGAAGGCGCTGAAGAAGGCGCAGAGAATAAAGGAGCTGGAGCAGGAGCGAGAGGATCAAAAAGTGAAATGGCAGCAATTCAATAACAAGGCGTATTCTAAGAACAAGAAAGGACAG GTGAAGAGAAGTATTTTCGCCTCCCCTGAGAGCGTCACTGGCAAGGTTGGCGTGGGCACATGCGGCATCGCGGACAAACCCATGACACAGTACCAAGACACCTCCAAATACAACGTACGGCACCTGATGCCCCAGTAA